TTATCCGGACTCCGGGGCCAAGGAATATGATCTTTACGGGCCGTCTATTGTGCTGGCGACCCGTTACGAGGCTATGCGGAAGTCTTTATTTAAGGGGAGTCCTGATAGCAGCGTTCTGATTCTTCAGGAGCGGGTTTGGAGCAGCCTGAAGTCTGACGAGCGTCCTGGTTTTGTAGAGGTTAATCTGGAGCAGAATGGGCTTGTCGTTCGGGATGATCCGCAGGCGACGAGGGTTTTTTATCGTTGGTTGGAAAATGCATTTTTATTTCAAAGCTCTAGACCGAAATAGCCAAGGGCTGCCCGGATTTTTCGTCGCGAGTCGTTGCATCGAGAAAGGTATAGTAAAGGCGTTCGGCCGTATGATCGTCACGAATACCGAGGCCAACTTCAGCCAGACTTACGGTCACGAACTCATCCCGCAGAGCACGATCCAGGGAAAGATAAACGCGCTCCTGAATGATAAGAATGGAACGCGGCTGCTGCGCGGACAAAAGCTTTTTGCGCATTTCTTCATAACGCGTAGCCAGGATCACGGCCCGTCCGTAGAGATCGTACTCCTTGGTTCCGGAATCCGGAAAAAAACCGACAACGTTATCGAGTGCAATTCCAATCCCACAGCAGACCGGATCCTGGAGCTGCAGGAACTTCGACTCCTCCTGCAGGACCTCGTAGAAGCGGCGAGCGAGTCGGACAGCATCATTAGCCATGAAACCTGTCGGTGAGGCGAAGGGGTAGCCAACCGAGCAAAGAAATCCGTCGCCCATCTCCTTGATCCGGTATGCATTGGCGCGAAGGCTCTCGCCATCGTAGCCCTCCATCATGATTTCATTGCAACGGCGAAAGACGCTGCGGAAGAATTCCTTGGCTTTCTCGTGCTGAATCCTGGAGCTTCTGATGATGTCAAAGCTCATGACGCAGGCTTCACCAGGGGTGGTCGGCATGGTTTCCTCCAGGTTCAGACCCTTTTTAATCCCGGCGATCTGGTGGGGGAACACGATCTTTGTCAGCTGCCCATAGCCATGCAGCGAGGATAGGGACATGTTCTTATAGCGAACGACGAAGATCACGGTGTGTATCATGAGAAAGCAGGCGAAGAAATAGTCGAACGCGTAGCCTCCGCCCTTGACCCAGCCTAGGCTCAGCATGATGTCGTAGGGAACTGAGACAGCCGGCAGCAAGGTGGCCAGGAGGTTGAGGAAGCTGTAGCTTTCCCTGCGCAAGGTCGCGGCAAAATTCAGGACGACGCCCAGCATCGTAAAGAGCATCAAATGCACCTGGTAGTAGGCGGCGAACTTTCCCCAAAAGGTATAGGGCGTCATGGCAGTCAGTGTTGCGACCGGTGCGATGGAGATGATGGAGATATAAAGGAGCAGACGGCCGGCCCGGCTCGGAAAGTAGATGTAGGTGATCGCGAGGAATCCACAGGACGGCACAACGAACACGGAATATTCGAGCTTATAGCGGATCTCGAAGACAAGCCGAGGATCCAGGAAGAAGAAGATATTCTCCAGGTACGAATTCGTGCAGATGATCCGCGTCGCACCGCCGAGGCACACCAGAAGGAAAATGATGCTTTCCGCCCGGCTGTTATCGAGAACGATCATCGTCGCAAAATAAAGGGCGATGATGAAGAATGTGCCCAGTGTCACGAGCTTGGGAGCATCGGCCCGGTAGAACCAGGAGGAGACAGCCGCGGCTT
This Oligoflexus sp. DNA region includes the following protein-coding sequences:
- a CDS encoding adenylate/guanylate cyclase domain-containing protein, with translation MTIPHSWEQPAGYGTYHFRFKGGVPEGLTMAMGVPFSAYRLTLTAGEQRFEQSQGQFGRDNKSCVPIMQEALVFLPQVTGKDADLWLEVCNFQNIKAGLRKPIVFGQAAAVSSWFYRADAPKLVTLGTFFIIALYFATMIVLDNSRAESIIFLLVCLGGATRIICTNSYLENIFFFLDPRLVFEIRYKLEYSVFVVPSCGFLAITYIYFPSRAGRLLLYISIISIAPVATLTAMTPYTFWGKFAAYYQVHLMLFTMLGVVLNFAATLRRESYSFLNLLATLLPAVSVPYDIMLSLGWVKGGGYAFDYFFACFLMIHTVIFVVRYKNMSLSSLHGYGQLTKIVFPHQIAGIKKGLNLEETMPTTPGEACVMSFDIIRSSRIQHEKAKEFFRSVFRRCNEIMMEGYDGESLRANAYRIKEMGDGFLCSVGYPFASPTGFMANDAVRLARRFYEVLQEESKFLQLQDPVCCGIGIALDNVVGFFPDSGTKEYDLYGRAVILATRYEEMRKKLLSAQQPRSILIIQERVYLSLDRALRDEFVTVSLAEVGLGIRDDHTAERLYYTFLDATTRDEKSGQPLAISV